A window of the Gossypium arboreum isolate Shixiya-1 chromosome 2, ASM2569848v2, whole genome shotgun sequence genome harbors these coding sequences:
- the LOC108466738 gene encoding LOW QUALITY PROTEIN: protein trichome birefringence-like 34 (The sequence of the model RefSeq protein was modified relative to this genomic sequence to represent the inferred CDS: inserted 1 base in 1 codon), with protein MAKKQQQQHQAMQQVPSIGGIRSSFQSLVALLIAILVVATIYIRQSNEQLFQYWITYDKTITGLSSSCNLFAGKWVFDNRSYPLYKEKECTFMSDQLACEKFGRKXLNYQFWRWQPHQCDLPRFNATALLEKLRNKRLVYVGDSLNRNQWVSMVCLVDSVISPTFKSMHNNGSINIFKAIEYNATIEFYWSPLLVESNSDDPISHRVPDRIVRVQAIEKHARHWTDADYLVFNTYLWWRRRQMKVLWGSFESPEDGVFKAVKLPRVYEMALQTWAQWLEVHVDRNKTQLFFMSMSPTHQKANKWGGIKGENCYSETEPVTEEEYVGDGASPRMMRVVDSVLGELKTRGLNVQMINITQLSDYRKEGHPSIYRKHWETITEEQLLNPKNYSDCIHWCLPGVPDVWNELLYAYILEL; from the exons ATGGCGAagaagcagcagcagcagcaccAGGCTATGCAGCAGGTTCCTTCAATAGGGGGTATAAGAAGCAGCTTCCAATCGCTTGTTGCCCTCCTCATTGCCATTCTAGTCGTTGCCACTATCTATATCAGACAAAGCAATGAACAACTGTTCCAATATTGGATTACATATGATAAAACCATCACCGGCTTGTCGTCGAGCTGCAATTTGTTTGCCGGAAAATGGGTATTTGATAATAGATCTTACCCTTTATACAAAGAGAAAGAATGCACTTTCATGTCTGATCAGTTAGCTTGTGAGAAATTTGGGAGAA ACCTTAACTATCAGTTTTGGCGATGGCAACCTCACCAATGTGACCTCCCCAG GTTCAATGCCACAGCATTGCTGGAGAAGCTTAGGAACAAGAGACTTGTTTACGTTGGTGACTCACTCAATAGAAACCAATGGGTTTCAATGGTTTGCCTGGTTGACTCAGTCATCTCTCCAACCTTTAAATCAATGCATAACAATGGTTCAATCAACATTTTCAAAGCCATT GAATATAATGCAACAATTGAATTCTACTGGTCTCCATTGTTGGTGGAATCAAACTCCGATGATCCAATTAGCCATCGTGTACCGGATCGGATTGTGAGAGTTCAGGCAATCGAAAAGCATGCAAGACATTGGACTGATGCTGATTATCTTGTTTTTAACACTTATCTTTGGTGGAGAAGACGTCAAATGAAGGTCTT GTGGGGATCTTTTGAAAGCCCCGAAGATGGGGTATTTAAAGCAGTAAAGTTGCCGAGAGTATACGAGATGGCCTTACAGACATGGGCACAATGGCTGGAGGTTCATGTTGATAGAAACAAGACCCAGTTGTTCTTTATGAGCATGTCACCAACTCAccaaaa GGCAAATAAATGGGGCGGAATCAAAGGTGAAAATTGTTATAGTGAAACTGAACCGGTTACCGAAGAAGAATACGTTGGAGACGGAGCGAGTCCGAGGATGATGCGCGTAGTTGATAGCGTACTTGGTGAACTGAAAACAAGAGGGTTGAACGTCCAAATGATTAACATTACACAGCTATCAGATTACAGGAAAGAAGGCCATCCATCAATATATAGGAAGCATTGGGAAACAATAACGGAAGAACAATTATTGAATCCCAAAAATTACTCGGATTGTATCCATTGGTGCCTCCCCGGAGTGCCTGATGTGTGGAACGAGTTGCTCTACGCTTACATTCTTGAACTTTGA
- the LOC108462192 gene encoding abscisic acid receptor PYL4 codes for MLYQKRYPITYTMPVPDAVARHHTHPVGPNQCCSAVVQQIAAPVSTVWSVVRRFDNPQAYKHFVKSCHVIVGDGDVGTLREVHVISGLPAARSTERLEILDEESHVLSFSVIGGEHRLANYRSVTTLHPSTNGNGTVVVESYVVDVPPGNTEDDTCVFVDTIVRCNLQSLAQIAENLASRK; via the coding sequence ATGCTTTACCAAAAGCGGTACCCTATAACATACACCATGCCAGTCCCAGACGCCGTTGCTCGCCACCACACCCACCCTGTTGGTCCCAACCAGTGTTGCTCAGCCGTAGTCCAGCAGATCGCTGCCCCAGTTTCCACCGTCTGGTCCGTCGTCCGTCGGTTTGACAACCCCCAGGCTTACAAGCACTTCGTCAAGAGCTGTCATGTAATCGTTGGGGACGGTGATGTCGGTACCCTTCGTGAAGTCCACGTCATCTCAGGCCTACCCGCCGCGAGGAGCACCGAACGTCTCGAGATCCTTGATGAAGAGAGTCATGTTCTTAGCTTCAGTGTCATCGGTGGAGAACATCGGTTAGCTAACTACAGGTCGGTAACGACCCTTCATCCTTCCACAAACGGGAATGGAACGGTGGTAGTGGAATCTTACGTGGTGGACGTACCGCCGGGGAACACCGAAGATGACACGTGCGTCTTCGTTGATACCATTGTTCGGTGTAACCTGCAGTCACTTGCTCAGATCGCAGAGAATCTAGCAAGCCGGAAATAG